In Flavobacterium sp. N3904, one DNA window encodes the following:
- a CDS encoding 2,3,4,5-tetrahydropyridine-2,6-dicarboxylate N-succinyltransferase, protein MNELQSIIEQAWENRALLQKTKTTDAIREIIELLDSGKLRVAEPVGDGWQVNEWIKKAVVMYFPIQKMETLEAGIFEYNDKMLLKRDYAEKGVRVVPGASARYGAYISSGVIMMPSYVNIGAYVDAGTMVDTWATVGSCAQIGKDVHLSGGVGIGGVLEPLQAAPVIIEDGAFIGSRCIIVEGVHVGKEAVLGANVCLTASTKIIDVTGETPVERKGFVPARSVVIPGSYTKKFAAGEYQVPCALIIGTRKPSTDLKTSLNNALREYDVAV, encoded by the coding sequence ATGAACGAATTACAATCTATAATAGAACAAGCTTGGGAAAACCGTGCTTTGTTACAAAAAACAAAAACTACTGATGCTATCAGAGAAATAATTGAACTTTTAGATTCAGGAAAATTACGTGTAGCCGAGCCTGTTGGAGATGGCTGGCAAGTAAACGAATGGATAAAAAAAGCCGTTGTAATGTATTTCCCGATTCAAAAAATGGAAACCTTAGAGGCTGGAATTTTTGAATACAACGACAAAATGTTGTTAAAAAGAGATTATGCCGAAAAAGGAGTTCGTGTAGTTCCAGGTGCATCTGCGCGTTATGGGGCTTATATTTCGAGTGGTGTAATCATGATGCCAAGTTATGTAAACATTGGTGCTTATGTTGATGCTGGAACAATGGTAGACACATGGGCAACCGTAGGAAGTTGTGCCCAAATTGGTAAAGACGTGCACTTAAGTGGTGGTGTTGGAATTGGTGGAGTATTAGAACCATTACAAGCCGCTCCTGTAATAATCGAAGATGGTGCTTTTATTGGTTCCCGTTGTATTATTGTCGAAGGAGTTCACGTAGGTAAAGAAGCAGTGCTTGGTGCCAACGTTTGTTTGACAGCTTCAACAAAAATAATCGATGTTACCGGAGAAACTCCTGTCGAAAGAAAAGGTTTTGTTCCTGCTCGTTCAGTCGTGATTCCAGGTAGCTATACAAAAAAGTTTGCCGCTGGAGAATATCAAGTGCCTTGCGCATTAATTATTGGAACTCGCAAACCATCAACAGATTTAAAAACCTCATTGAATAACGCTTTACGCGAATATGATGTAGCGGTTTAA
- a CDS encoding type II toxin-antitoxin system RelE/ParE family toxin, producing MRIKFMDDFLFQLNDQVHYISKDKPLAARKFKTDLLRNIRKDLKHPFNFKKSRYYDDENIRDYVFKGYTSVYYIDIEENSISVFGFIKHKNSF from the coding sequence ATGAGAATTAAGTTCATGGATGATTTTCTGTTTCAACTAAATGATCAGGTTCATTATATTTCAAAAGATAAGCCACTTGCAGCTAGAAAATTTAAAACTGATTTATTGAGAAATATTCGAAAAGATTTAAAGCACCCTTTTAATTTTAAAAAATCCAGATATTATGATGATGAAAACATAAGAGATTATGTTTTTAAGGGATATACTTCTGTTTATTATATTGATATTGAGGAAAATTCCATTTCTGTTTTCGGATTTATAAAACACAAAAATTCATTTTAG
- the ruvX gene encoding Holliday junction resolvase RuvX: MPRILSIDYGQKRTGIAVTDELQIIASGLTTIPSPTAIAFLKDYFANEKVEAVLIGEPKQMNGQPSESASIIKGFVTHFTNHFPDMKVIRVDERFTSKMAFQTMIDSGLNKKQRQNKGLIDEISATIMLQDYLNRK; encoded by the coding sequence ATGCCGCGAATACTCTCCATAGATTACGGACAAAAACGTACCGGAATAGCCGTTACCGATGAATTGCAAATTATTGCTTCGGGCTTGACTACGATTCCATCACCAACCGCAATAGCTTTTCTGAAGGATTATTTTGCTAATGAAAAAGTAGAAGCAGTTCTTATAGGTGAGCCCAAACAAATGAATGGGCAACCTTCAGAAAGTGCTTCAATAATAAAAGGATTTGTGACTCATTTTACCAATCATTTTCCAGATATGAAAGTGATTCGTGTAGATGAGCGTTTTACTTCAAAAATGGCTTTTCAAACCATGATTGACAGCGGACTCAATAAAAAACAGCGTCAAAACAAAGGCCTTATCGATGAAATTTCAGCTACAATTATGCTTCAGGATTATTTGAATCGAAAATAA
- a CDS encoding malate:quinone oxidoreductase, which produces MSDTTIRSNSDVVLIGAGIMSATLGLILKELQPDLKIDIYERLDVAAAESSDAWNNAGTGHSAFCELNYTPEGPDGKINPNKAISIAEQFEVSRQFWSYLVKDGKLPTPEYFIKSIPHISFVWGDKNVDFLKNRFKALQSNPLFAEMIFSTDVSELQKWMPLVMEGRNPDEKVAATSMKIGTDVNFGTLTRNILAYLTKLDDVTIHYGHEVKKLKQREDKSWRIKITDLISNQKKKVYSKFVFIGAGGGSLPLLEKANVPEGKGYGGFPVSGQWLKCTNPEVIAKHQAKVYGKASVGAPPMSVPHVDTRMIDGERALLFGPFAGFSTRFLKNGSYSDLPLSIKADNVIPMIVAGYKNIPLTKYLIEQVRQSPKDRMNALREYVPNARTKDWKLERAGQRVQVIKKDEELIGKLEFGTEIINTHDGTLAVLLGASPGASTAVSIMVELVSKCFPEQFSSPEWQEKVKAMIPSFGKSLNENPELLATIRKNTSSVLKLEE; this is translated from the coding sequence ATGTCCGATACAACAATACGATCCAATTCAGATGTAGTTTTAATTGGAGCTGGAATTATGAGTGCTACTCTAGGTTTGATTTTAAAAGAATTACAACCTGATTTAAAGATTGATATATACGAAAGATTGGATGTTGCAGCAGCAGAAAGTTCTGATGCATGGAATAATGCAGGAACAGGACATTCCGCTTTTTGTGAGCTTAATTATACTCCGGAAGGCCCAGATGGAAAAATAAATCCAAATAAAGCTATTAGTATTGCCGAACAATTTGAGGTTTCCAGACAGTTTTGGTCTTATTTGGTCAAAGATGGAAAACTTCCAACTCCAGAATATTTTATAAAAAGTATACCTCATATTAGTTTTGTTTGGGGTGATAAAAATGTTGATTTTCTAAAAAACAGGTTTAAAGCTTTGCAATCAAATCCTCTTTTTGCTGAAATGATTTTTAGCACTGATGTTTCTGAATTGCAAAAATGGATGCCTTTAGTAATGGAAGGTAGAAATCCAGATGAAAAAGTAGCAGCAACTTCAATGAAAATTGGTACCGATGTGAATTTTGGAACATTGACCAGAAATATACTAGCTTATTTAACAAAGTTGGATGATGTCACGATACACTATGGTCATGAGGTTAAAAAATTAAAACAACGCGAAGACAAATCTTGGAGGATAAAAATCACTGATTTGATTTCCAATCAAAAGAAAAAAGTATATTCCAAATTTGTTTTCATAGGTGCTGGTGGAGGTTCATTGCCATTATTGGAAAAAGCAAATGTACCAGAAGGAAAAGGATACGGAGGTTTCCCTGTTAGCGGACAATGGTTAAAATGTACAAATCCCGAAGTAATAGCAAAACATCAAGCTAAAGTATATGGAAAAGCGAGTGTAGGTGCGCCACCAATGTCTGTGCCTCATGTTGATACCCGAATGATTGATGGAGAGAGAGCATTACTTTTTGGACCGTTTGCAGGATTTTCTACGCGCTTCTTAAAAAACGGCTCTTATTCGGATTTACCCTTGTCTATAAAAGCTGACAATGTAATTCCGATGATTGTTGCGGGATATAAAAACATCCCACTTACTAAATATTTAATTGAGCAAGTGCGTCAATCTCCAAAAGACAGAATGAATGCCTTGCGTGAATATGTTCCAAATGCCAGAACAAAAGATTGGAAACTGGAAAGAGCTGGACAAAGAGTTCAGGTTATTAAAAAAGACGAAGAACTAATAGGGAAATTGGAGTTTGGTACAGAAATTATCAATACACACGATGGAACTTTGGCAGTTTTACTTGGAGCTTCTCCAGGAGCCTCGACTGCGGTTTCTATTATGGTTGAGTTGGTTAGCAAATGTTTCCCAGAGCAGTTTAGCTCTCCAGAATGGCAGGAAAAAGTGAAGGCAATGATTCCTTCTTTTGGTAAGTCTTTAAATGAAAATCCAGAGCTATTGGCAACTATTAGAAAAAATACTTCCTCAGTTTTAAAATTGGAGGAGTAG